A region of Candidatus Eisenbacteria bacterium DNA encodes the following proteins:
- a CDS encoding DUF3343 domain-containing protein, translating into MPRLLPFEGEGPGRKGHQHERDRRDPHGGRADRAPLSESANRAAPRGERDCVILFDSIHHVVAAEKVLKERGVWIDLVPVPRVLSADCGMAIAFHPADLDLVLSHLCEAPLRWREIHRPEGDGYGKVPTR; encoded by the coding sequence ATGCCTCGACTTCTTCCATTTGAAGGAGAAGGTCCGGGCCGGAAGGGTCACCAACATGAGCGAGATCGTCGCGACCCTCATGGCGGCCGAGCGGATCGTGCGCCCTTGAGCGAGTCGGCGAATCGGGCCGCGCCCCGGGGGGAGAGAGACTGCGTGATTCTCTTCGACTCGATCCATCACGTCGTCGCGGCGGAGAAGGTTCTCAAGGAGCGCGGCGTGTGGATCGATCTCGTGCCGGTGCCGAGGGTTCTGAGCGCCGATTGCGGTATGGCGATCGCCTTCCACCCGGCCGACCTCGATCTCGTCCTCTCGCATCTCTGCGAGGCGCCCCTTCGCTGGCGCGAAATCCATCGTCCGGAGGGGGACGGATACGGGAAGGTCCCGACACGATGA
- the yedF gene encoding sulfurtransferase-like selenium metabolism protein YedF: MPCRMLRAGSPKSFTIPYRMGWPMERQHRARAGLAARLSASQIRPSASRLPLSEIRRSWDMSNEGGTKGARVVLLASDGIGSGSDDLGRILMRSFLKTLKDAPSRPDVIILLNAGVKLVAEGSDLLDDLRALKALGVDLAACGTCLDFFHLKEKVRAGRVTNMSEIVATLMAAERIVRP, from the coding sequence CGTATCGTATGGGATGGCCGATGGAGCGTCAACATCGCGCCCGCGCGGGCCTCGCGGCGCGCCTGTCCGCTTCCCAGATTCGGCCAAGTGCCTCTAGACTCCCCCTATCGGAGATAAGGAGGTCATGGGATATGTCGAACGAAGGCGGAACGAAGGGCGCGCGTGTCGTTCTTCTCGCGAGCGACGGGATAGGATCCGGTTCGGATGACCTAGGCAGGATCCTGATGAGGTCCTTCCTCAAGACCCTGAAAGACGCGCCCTCGCGACCCGATGTCATCATCCTCCTCAATGCGGGGGTCAAACTCGTTGCGGAGGGATCGGATCTGCTCGACGATCTCCGCGCTCTCAAGGCGCTCGGCGTCGATCTCGCGGCCTGCGGGACATGCCTCGACTTCTTCCATTTGAAGGAGAAGGTCCGGGCCGGAAGGGTCACCAACATGAGCGAGATCGTCGCGACCCTCATGGCGGCCGAGCGGATCGTGCGCCCTTGA
- a CDS encoding aminotransferase class V-fold PLP-dependent enzyme, whose amino-acid sequence MIYFDNAATAGKRPPEVGRAMLHALEDISANPGRSAHRLSLEAARLVAGAREALAGLIHAPDSSHVIMTKNATEAINLVLFGSLRKGDRVLAGLLEHN is encoded by the coding sequence ATGATCTACTTCGACAACGCCGCCACGGCGGGGAAGAGGCCGCCCGAGGTCGGACGGGCGATGCTCCATGCTCTGGAGGACATCTCCGCCAACCCCGGGCGCAGCGCGCATCGACTCTCGCTGGAGGCGGCGCGGCTCGTGGCGGGGGCGCGGGAAGCGCTCGCGGGGCTGATCCACGCCCCGGACAGCAGCCACGTCATCATGACCAAGAACGCCACGGAAGCGATCAACCTCGTTCTCTTCGGCTCGCTGCGGAAAGGGGACCGCGTCCTCGCGGGTCTGCTCGAGCACAAC